TGGCTTGAAGGTGTGGATTggtgagctgggggctgggggagttgGGATCTAGCAAGAGGAGGATCTGAGAAGCTTTGGAGCTTGGTTGTCTTTCCTAAAGGGTACCGGCAGGACTTTAGCCCTTAAGCGGTTTATCTTGTTTCAGTCGGCCCTGAGTTCCGTTGTGGAATCGAAAATTCTGCTGTCTGAACTCTTGGATAGCCAcctccaatacatttttttttctcctctgcctcttctccccACTCTTCCCAGAAATCCAACATGAAAATCCTCGTGGCCTTGGCAGTCTTTTTTCTCGTCTCCACTcaactgtttgcagatgaaatcGGAGCCAACGATGATCTGAATTATTGGTCAGACTGGTCCGACAGCGATCGGATCAAGGTGAGACTGATCCCAAGATGGCCCGCGCCGTTCCTTATGGGCTTAGGAGCCGTcacttaccccccccccccccccgcaataGCATCCTAATTACCCCAGGGGGCAAATGGACCGCAACCAGAGGCGACGGAGGCGCGCCGTGCCCTGGGTCCCGCGCGAGATTTTGCACCCAAGAACCAAGTTTCCTCACGAGGGCTGCCTCGTCGGGTCTCGGGAACGCTCTGGAGGAATAATACCCTCCCAGGTGATCCCGGAATCCTCACAAGACTGGAAACCTCACATGGTTTCATCCCCTGGTAATGCGGATTTCGGAGACTCGGGTCCAGCTTCAAGGACCTGGCGTTTGGAAacgctgggcaggggcaggggagagcGCGCCCGACGCAGGCAAAATCAGGGCAAGAGGCGAGTCGCTGGGGGCTTGGAGGGGCGCATATGAGTGGGAAGCTAACTTCCTGCCTTGACTTCTATATTACGGACCTGTAGCCTTGGCCGCGAGTATTCCTTTAGATTGCTTGCAGGTTATTCGCGTGAGGGAGCGCGCCCCGCCGGAACAGTGAAAGTCGAGCACTGTTGGTCGCCTGTAAAGAGCTGtcaccttccctccccttccccgccactcccccccacacacctgtGCGCATTTAGGGCGGTGAGAGGTCTCCAAAGCCCGAGCTGGAGATGAGACAGTCTGGTAGCTAAGCGGCAGATGAGTGAGGGTCCGCGGGCTGGGGGGAAAGAGTGAAAGAGCGCAGGGCTTGGAGACGCGGAGCCTCCAGCTAACTCGTTAGGGCTGGGCTTGGCGGAGGCGACCGCGCCGGACAAGAATGGGGCGGAGAGGGAACGAGAGAGAGCGCGCCCCGGCGTGGGGAAGCCCGGCCTCCTCTCTCCTCGGAGCTGGCTCCCCAACCCGGGCTTGGCCTGGCCCCGCCGCCAAGATTTGCCCCAGGCTAGAGGGCACCGCCAGAATGGTTCGGGTTTCCCGGCGCCTCGCACTGGTTGCCTACACGCCCGTTTGTCCGTGCGTCTGTCCTCTAGGAGGAGCTGCCTGAGCCCTTTGAGCATCTTCTGCAGAGAATCGCCCGGAGACCCAAGCCTCAGCAGTTCTTCGGATTAATGGGAAAACGGGATGCTGGTGAGATAGGCCGCCaccactctctctgtctctctgggcACCCCACCTCCCGCCACTCCCACTCCAGTCTCCTAGTTCGTGCTCAGAGCGCTCAGTCTCTCTTGCTCTATGAGCAGAGATTACCACCCTAAAAGGGGTACATCTCCCGGAGCGCGACTCTGGCCCTCACCTCACCAACATACACATGcccacagagggagggagagatctGTCCAAACCACCAAGAACAGGAACCAACCTTAAGCTAAGTGCTTCCCTGACTAAGGATCCAAACTGACAAAGAACAGAAAGGCACAGGGCCTCCAGGGGGTAGTGCTCAGAATGTTCTCAGTGCATGTGGAAAACTGACATTAGACCACTGGGATTAGATTAGATTTAGCTGCCAGTGTCTCGTGCTAGAAGTATTTAATTTCCTTGAATTCATCACTCCATCAGTGGAATGTGTAAACAGTTAATGTCAATTCGTCTCTTGTCAGATTCCTCAATTGAAAAACAAGTGGCCCTGTTAAAGGCTCTTTATGGTAAACATTTCTATAAGTCTTTGTTTTACTACTGTGAATGCACATGtatgaaaatgaagaaagtctTTTGTGGGCTGAAATACAGATTCTTAGTAATGACTGTTGAGTGAAGAGATgggtttgctctctctctcctgagCATCAAAGCTGACAGGCCTTGAAGATGTGTCTCTTATAAGAAAACAAGAGAGGTGTATGGCCAGACAGTTATTAACAGGCCTCAGGAGTCTCACAGAACTGGGTTTGAATCTGTGGCCCACataaatcacttaaaaatattccttttgtttaaaacattttgtttctattattaataatttggttAGCATTTATGGTTCTCCTATATTCCTCAGGATAGTACATGAATGGAAAAtgttgcattattttaaaaatcaatttattttatacttctctttaaaagatataatGTAGCTCCTTTAAAACAAATCTACTGTGTTTgctaattttatctttcttttatagGACATGGCCAACTCTCTCATAAAAGTAAGTTCTAAATTATTTTGACATTTATCAAATGCAAATGTAAGTTAGATTGAATTCCACTTTACGTAATATCTTATTTTCTGTTGTAATGTAgaactcaatatttttaattaacacaGTTTAAGAATGGAGGAGACATATTACATCCAGAACATGActgtttaaaacttttaaacGTATCATACTTACCAAAAGGatgcattatattaaaaattctttaacttCCAGCTAAACTGTTGCTCTATTCCTGACCCAAAGAACCTGAGATAATAAATAgatgttgttgttttaaactgctaaagaaataaggaaggaggggaaggcaggaaggaaggaagaaggcgtgaaggaaggaaggaaggaatcctTTAACTCCTATAAATTGTTAGTTTTAGATAAGAATTTCCATCCTAGGGGTAAAAATCCACCACACATTTCTCCCCCCTCATCCCTACCCCACCACTTCCACTGCataaacaaaagcagaaacaaaaatccAAGCATTTATAGGTATCTCCTAATTCATTTTAGTATGCTGGATTCCATGGTGACATAATTTATTAGAGTAATCCAGCAGCCAGTTAAGAGAATGGAGTGAATGTCTGAGTAGAGAATGCATACTAAaggtatagatagatagaaatgtaatattttgATCCCATAATGGAATGGGAAACCTCAGTCTTTCAAAGCACACTGAAACATTTCTTAGGGCAGCAAAGATGGCAGAATTGTGGCACTTGACAGTCATTAGACCCAGTTTCCAAGTTAATGGAAAGAGTTGCAGGATGTCCCAGAGGTCCATCTTAATCACACTCACTTACCCCAAGGTCCACTCACTTACTCCAACTTGGATTTTGGTTCACTGGGAGCAGAGCAGGCCACAGTAAGATAGCAGCCGTTTTCTCAGCTAATATAGTATAAGCCAAGAGACATCCTCCCAGTAGAATTAAAATGATAATCCTTTCCAAAAGCttcatctttgaaaataaataaatcttattcATATTTACTTTCTCAGGATTTGACTTTCAAGGGAATTATATATAGCAAAATTCCAtgtaatgaaaatgaatgtaCTTTATTAATGTCAAAACTaacatattttttccaaaagaaatattttttaaatccaataaaatagaaatagtaacCTTTAGAAGTTTATAATCATCAGGTATAGCAATGTGATTTaactaagcttcagtttcttgaGAAATACAACATATTCAGTAATATGAAGAAATAAGCTTTGATGTTTCTGTCACACAAATGTGAAATTACTCCCTAAACATCAAACTAGCTCACATAgcaatatttaaacatataaaattgaATATGAATAAAGTGTACTTGCTAATATTTAGATATAGAATTAAGAAAAGCACTTTcattgtattgtttttatttagtgTCACTTATAAGACTTACTGGGAATCTTTATTTCTTCAGGCTCaccaaaatttgaaataattatatatttattatatggacatatatttggaggcttgcttgttttttttttggtgctagtTATAACAGTTTATTTCCTCAGagatatacatattaaaataccCCTAAATGTATTTTTCCAGGGCATAAAACAGATTCCTTTGTTGGACTAATGGGCAAAAGAGCTTTAAATTCTGGTATGTATAAAATCATGACTGAAAATAAACAGTATCTTAAATCTACTTCTATTTTCTCTAAGGCATTCTTCTCAAAGTATTAAACaggaataataaaatttaaatgagtatttatgttgaaaaaaatctaatttcaaTAATTAAATCCAGGAATGGATTTATAACTAATTGAACTAATAACACCACAATTTCAATCTATCTTCCTCAAACTCCCAGTGTCTGCCCCATTTAATCATTACCTAACCTGAATCTATGGGCTAGTCTAATACCTTTTCCCTTATATCTGTTCAATAAGCCACGTTTACCCTTACTGAActcaggatgggggtgggggatggggggaataAGACCATTAATTTTACTTGTTACCAAGGTAATTGGAAAGTCTTACAAAAGGTTAAATCTGACAGTCttctaacacaaaaataaacaaaaacaaacccatttTTACAAATCACTTGCTCTTCATGATATTATAGTAGCTCAAACTCTAAACCTCCTGATGAATGTTTAAGACTTAGGAGAGTAACATAGTCCGTTCCAATGCcttcaaaaaggaacaaaatcaaaTTATCCTGGAAGGTTATAATCAGTTCTGGCTATAAAATCCTTAAAGAGAAGGAATGCCACAGTTCTCCTCATAACCCAGTTTAATTCTGAACAACTCTTTCACTTGATATAAAGGCtgcatatttcctttcttttaatttctgtcttCTGTGTCAATGCCACATGCATATATCTGAAAAGCTATTTCTTAACTCATTCATCACAGTATTTTCAAGGTTAAATAACCCCTAGATTATTTTCATAGAAACTGATATTTTGTTAAGCTCATTCAGGCCT
The window above is part of the Hippopotamus amphibius kiboko isolate mHipAmp2 chromosome 4, mHipAmp2.hap2, whole genome shotgun sequence genome. Proteins encoded here:
- the TAC1 gene encoding protachykinin-1 isoform X4; amino-acid sequence: MKILVALAVFFLVSTQLFADEIGANDDLNYWSDWSDSDRIKEELPEPFEHLLQRIARRPKPQQFFGLMGKRDAGHGQLSHKMAYERSAMQNYERRRK
- the TAC1 gene encoding protachykinin-1 isoform X2; the protein is MKILVALAVFFLVSTQLFADEIGANDDLNYWSDWSDSDRIKEELPEPFEHLLQRIARRPKPQQFFGLMGKRDAGHGQLSHKRHKTDSFVGLMGKRALNSVAYERSAMQNYERRRK
- the TAC1 gene encoding protachykinin-1 isoform X1, producing MKILVALAVFFLVSTQLFADEIGANDDLNYWSDWSDSDRIKEELPEPFEHLLQRIARRPKPQQFFGLMGKRDADSSIEKQVALLKALYGHGQLSHKRHKTDSFVGLMGKRALNSVAYERSAMQNYERRRK
- the TAC1 gene encoding protachykinin-1 isoform X3, whose translation is MKILVALAVFFLVSTQLFADEIGANDDLNYWSDWSDSDRIKEELPEPFEHLLQRIARRPKPQQFFGLMGKRDADSSIEKQVALLKALYGHGQLSHKMAYERSAMQNYERRRK